The nucleotide sequence ACCGCTCAGCATTTTTTATGCGGGTGTTTTCGGCCCCGAGGCCGCGCTGTTTTCTGACCTGTTCCCGGCCGAGGTGCGCTACACGGGCATATCCATTGTGTACCAGTTTCCCGGATTTCTGGTTGCCGGCATAGTTCCAGGGGTCTGCACCGCGCTGATCCAGTGGAACGACGGCGACCCCTTCTACATCTGCATATTTGTGCTCATTGCGGCGGCCACCAGCGCCTTCTCGGCCTTTACCATCCAGGCCCGGCACAACAGGCTGGCGGCCCGAGCGGCAGGAACAGCACAGGACTAATACCATGCGAATATTGCAACTTTCAGACACGCACCTGCGGGGCGACAACAGCTTATCCTTTGGGGTGGTTGATACCCGGCGCTGCCTGAATGAAGCCATGGCGCACCTTAAAAGTCTTACGCAGCAGCCGGACGTCATCGTTGTCACGGGCGACCTGGCCGACAGCGGAGATATGCACGCATACCACATTCTGCACGACGAGCTGGTCGCTCTGGGGCTGCCCGTCTATGCCGTACCCGGCAACCATGACCGGCGCGACCGCATGCGCGAGGTAATGCCGCAGTGGTGCCCGGCCAAGCCGGACATTGCGCCTTACCTCTGCTATACGGTTGAGCAGGACAACCTGCGCATGATCATGATGGACAGCATGAGCCCCGGTTCGCACTCAGGCCACTTTCCTGCGCAAACCGGCGACTGGCTTGAGCGTGA is from Desulfovibrio desulfuricans and encodes:
- a CDS encoding phosphodiesterase, with protein sequence MRILQLSDTHLRGDNSLSFGVVDTRRCLNEAMAHLKSLTQQPDVIVVTGDLADSGDMHAYHILHDELVALGLPVYAVPGNHDRRDRMREVMPQWCPAKPDIAPYLCYTVEQDNLRMIMMDSMSPGSHSGHFPAQTGDWLERELAKRPQTPTLLFMHHPPFATGMGAMDEPFENVERLAGIAGRNPQLRLCFGHMHRPIVTMWQGRVAMTAPAVSMQIDLDLSPEGGDTFRMETPGYLLHHFDNGIWNSHICQIAVQATFAGPYPFAGSVNPTQ